A stretch of Desulfurivibrio alkaliphilus AHT 2 DNA encodes these proteins:
- a CDS encoding ABC transporter ATP-binding protein: MTAKTGQAAITAHNVSLSYQQTAILHRLYFTVEKGEFFLIIGPNGSGKTSLLKLLAGLLPPTSGAIEVLGQKPTGRRRRQFAQQVAVLPQQLPAEFPFKVAATVLMGRAPHLRPWELEGKADRQLARQAMAFTDIEHLASRRLDQLSGGERQRVFIAQALCRQPRLLLLDEPTAALDPAHQIMILDLLARLCREQGITVVMVSHDLNLAAMYGDRLLLLDRGRLAGLGEPATVLERHRLEETYHCPLMVDENPLGQVPRVCPIPEKFRL; this comes from the coding sequence ATGACGGCAAAGACCGGCCAGGCGGCCATTACCGCCCACAACGTCAGCCTTTCCTATCAGCAGACGGCCATTTTGCACCGGCTCTACTTCACCGTCGAAAAAGGGGAGTTTTTCCTGATCATCGGCCCCAACGGCAGCGGTAAGACCTCGCTGCTCAAGCTGCTGGCCGGCTTGCTGCCCCCCACCAGCGGTGCCATCGAGGTGCTGGGGCAAAAACCCACCGGCCGGCGGCGGCGGCAGTTTGCCCAGCAGGTGGCGGTGCTGCCCCAGCAGCTCCCGGCGGAATTTCCCTTCAAGGTGGCCGCCACGGTGCTGATGGGCCGCGCCCCCCACCTGCGCCCCTGGGAGCTGGAAGGCAAAGCCGACCGCCAACTGGCCCGCCAGGCCATGGCCTTCACCGATATCGAACACCTGGCCTCCCGCCGCCTGGATCAACTGAGCGGCGGTGAGCGGCAGCGGGTCTTTATCGCCCAGGCGCTCTGCCGCCAGCCGCGCCTGCTGCTGCTGGACGAACCCACCGCCGCCCTGGACCCGGCCCACCAGATCATGATCCTCGACCTGTTGGCCCGCCTCTGCCGGGAGCAGGGAATCACCGTGGTGATGGTCTCCCACGACCTCAACCTGGCGGCCATGTACGGCGATCGGCTGCTGCTGCTGGACCGGGGCCGGCTGGCCGGCCTGGGCGAACCGGCCACGGTGCTGGAACGCCACCGGCTGGAGGAAACCTACCACTGCCCCCTGATGGTCGATGAAAACCCGCTGGGCCAAGTGCCGCGGGTCTGCCCCATCCCGGAAAAGTTCCGCCTCTAA